A single window of Channa argus isolate prfri chromosome 12, Channa argus male v1.0, whole genome shotgun sequence DNA harbors:
- the sf3b2 gene encoding splicing factor 3B subunit 2 isoform X2, which produces MASDGPPVTESLSSDLGSAIAALTSWTIPELQAKLAELGAPAMGPREELMDRLKGYMIQTGIILSKPSDDKPMGSQMPGIPPLPPMPMPPMPPGMGMLQAMSMIPGGPPPPGIHMGMEPPGLPPPGMSQDDQLKMVQQRAAMVLQQEERAKQQAAVLLEQERQQEMAKIQQGPGPRAMPSVNSMRGMDPRAPLPPGVSMLPPQKQRVPPPPGEDNREFWQSEEVSISGPKIPQALEKILQLKEIRQEQLTDPTEEEEGNEGAEMDLTNSSAPVLSETEDDDNQLSKKDKNHRRRNRKKKSKKKRAQEKKEQVEQQQKEDGDKEKEKAKDKDKEPEVEIEYVAEEPEIYDPNYIFFKRIFEAFKLTDDVKKEKEKEPEKADKQETTVLRKKGFEEEKRDSDDSDEEIRHDAPKLSKKKLRRMNRLTVAELKQLVARPDVVEMHDVTAHEPKLLVHLKATRNTVPVPRHWCFKRKYLQGKRGIEKPPFELPEFIKRTGIQEMREALQEKEDAKTMKTKMREKVRPKMGKIDIDYQKLHDAFFKWQIKPKLTIHGDLYYEGKEFETRLKEKKPGDLSDELRIALGMPVGPNAHKVPPPWLIAMQRYGPPPSYPNLKIPGLNSPIPENCTFGYHAGGWGKPPVDEMGKPLYGDVFGTNAADFQAKAEEEEVDHTPWGELEPSDEESSEEEEEEESDEEKPDETGFFTPADSGLITPGGFSSVPAGMETPELIELRKKKIEEAMDGNETPQLFTVLPERRTGAVGAAMMASTHIYDMSTAVPSRKAGGGQESQGVEVALAPEELELDPMAMTQKYEEHVREQQAQVEKEDFSDMVAEHAAKQKQKKRKAQPQDTRSGAKKYKEFKF; this is translated from the exons ATGGCATCCGACGGCCCACCGGTTACCGAATCCCTCTCGTCCGATTTAGGGAGTGCAATTGCGGCTTTGACTTCATGGACCATACCAGAACTTCAGGCCAAGCTGGCGGAGTTGGGAGCGCCTGCAATGG GTCCCAGAGAGGAGCTAATGGACAGACTGAAGGGCTACATGATACAG ACTGGGATTATTCTTAGCAAACCTAGTGATGACAAACCCATGGGCTCCCAG ATGCCAGGTATTCCTCCACTTCCCCCAATGCCCATGCCACCCATGCCTCCTGGTATGGGCATGTTGCAGGCTATGAGCATGATTCCTGGAGGGCCCCCTCCACCTGGCATACACATGGGCATGGAACCCCCAGGCTTGCCTCCTCCTGGCATGTCACAGGATGATCAGCTTAAGATGGTTCAGCAGAGAGCAGCCATGGtgctgcagcaggaggagaGAGCCAAGCAGCAG GCGGCAGTGCTGCTGGAACAGGAGCGTCAGCAAGAGATGGCCAAGATACAGCAGGGTCCAGGGCCCAGAGCCATGCCCTCTGTTAACTCAATGAGAG GTATGGATCCTCGCGCACCACTGCCTCCTGGTGTCAGTATGTTGCCTCCCCAGAAACAAAGAGTGCCACCTCCTCCAGGAGAGGATAACCGAGAG TTCTGGCAGAGTGAGGAGGTAAGCATCAGTGGGCCCAAGATTCCTCAGGCTCTTGAGAAGATCCTCCAGCTGAAGGAGATCAGGCAGGAGCAGCTCACTGATCCCACTG aagaggaagaaggaaatgAGGGAGCAGAGATGGATTTAACCAATTCCTCTGCTCCAGTGTTGTCTGAGACAGAAGATGATGATAACCAGCTATCCAAGAAAGAT AAAAATCACAGGCGTAGAAATCGCAAGAAGAAGAGCAAGAAGAAGCGAGCTCAGGAGAAGAAGGAGcaggtggagcagcagcagaaagaggATGGCGacaaggagaaggagaaggcgaaggacaaagacaaagaaccAGAGGTGGAGATTGAGTATGTCGCAGAGGAGCCAGAGATTTACGACCCCAACTACATCTTCTTTAAAAGAATTTTTGAGGCATTCAAG ctgacagatgatgtgaagaaagagaaggaaaaggagcCAGAGAAGGCAGACAAGCAGGAAACAACTGTGCTGCGGAAAAAAGGATttgaggaagagaagagagacagtGATGACAGTGATGAG GAAATCAGACATGATGCACCTAAACTGTCCAAGAAGAAGCTGAGGAGGATGAACAGGCTGACTGTGGCTGAACTTAAACAG CTGGTGGCTCGGCCTGATGTTGTGGAAATGCATGACGTAACAGCTCATGAACCTAAACTGCTTGTCCATCTAAAGGCAACCAGGAACACAGTGCCAGTTCCCCGCCACTGGTGCTTTAAAAGAAAGTATCTGCAGGGCAAGAGGGGTATAGAGAAGCCTCCATTTGAGCTCCCTGAGTTCATCAAGAGAACAGGAATCCAGGAGATGAGAGAGGCCCTGCAGGAGAAG GAGGATGCCAAAACCATGAAAACCAAAATGAGGGAGAAGGTACGACCCAAGATGGGAAAGATTGACATCGACTACCAGAAGCTCCACGACGCTTTCTTCAAATGGCAGATTAAACCCAAGCTCACAATCCATGGGGACCTTTACTATGAG GGTAAAGAGTTTGAGACTCGTCTGAAAGAGAAGAAGCCTGGTGATCTCTCTGATGAGCTGCGTATTGCTCTGGGCATGCCAGTTGGACCA AATGCCCACAAGGTTCCTCCTCCCTGGTTGATCGCCATGCAGAGATACGGCCCTCCTCCTTCCTACCCTAACCTCAAGATCCCCGGACTCAACTCCCCCATCCCAGAG AACTGTACATTTGGTTATCATGCTGGAGGCTGGGGGAAGCCGCCTGTAGATGAAATGGGAAAACCTCTTTACGGAGATGTTTTTGGGACCAATGCTGCAGACTTTCAA GCCAaagcggaggaggaggaggtggaccACACACCGTGGGGAGAGCTGGAGCCTTCAGACGAGGAGTCatcagaagaagaggaggaggaggagagcgaTGAGGAGAAACCAGACGAAACTGGCTTCTTCACACCAGCAGACAG TGGATTGATCACCCCTGGAGGCTTCTCATCAGTACCTGCAGGCATGGAGACCCCTGAGCTGATTGAgctgagaaagaagaagattgAAGAGGCCATGGATGG AAATGAGACACCACAGCTCTTCACAGTGCTTCCTGAGAGACGAACTGGCGCCGTAGGAGCAGCCATGATGGCTTCCACACACATCTACGACATGTCAACG GCTGTTCCAAGTCGCAAAGCCGGTGGAGGGCAGGAGTCGCAGGGCGTAGAGGTGGCCCTGGCCCCAGAAGAGCTGGAGCTTGACCCCATGGCCATGACTCAGAAATATGAGGAGCATGTCAGAGAGCAGCAGGCCCAGGTGGAGAAGGAGGACTTCAGCGACATGGTGGCTGAGCATGCTGCCAAACAGAAG caaaaaaagaggaaggcCCAGCCACAGGACACACGAAGCGGTGCCAAGAAATACAAAGAGTTCAAGTTCTAG
- the sf3b2 gene encoding splicing factor 3B subunit 2 isoform X1, producing MASDGPPVTESLSSDLGSAIAALTSWTIPELQAKLAELGAPAMGPREELMDRLKGYMIQTGIILSKPSDDKPMGSQMPGIPPLPPMPMPPMPPGMGMLQAMSMIPGGPPPPGIHMGMEPPGLPPPGMSQDDQLKMVQQRAAMVLQQEERAKQQGDSRVMDEQDLLEQQKRAAVLLEQERQQEMAKIQQGPGPRAMPSVNSMRGMDPRAPLPPGVSMLPPQKQRVPPPPGEDNREFWQSEEVSISGPKIPQALEKILQLKEIRQEQLTDPTEEEEGNEGAEMDLTNSSAPVLSETEDDDNQLSKKDKNHRRRNRKKKSKKKRAQEKKEQVEQQQKEDGDKEKEKAKDKDKEPEVEIEYVAEEPEIYDPNYIFFKRIFEAFKLTDDVKKEKEKEPEKADKQETTVLRKKGFEEEKRDSDDSDEEIRHDAPKLSKKKLRRMNRLTVAELKQLVARPDVVEMHDVTAHEPKLLVHLKATRNTVPVPRHWCFKRKYLQGKRGIEKPPFELPEFIKRTGIQEMREALQEKEDAKTMKTKMREKVRPKMGKIDIDYQKLHDAFFKWQIKPKLTIHGDLYYEGKEFETRLKEKKPGDLSDELRIALGMPVGPNAHKVPPPWLIAMQRYGPPPSYPNLKIPGLNSPIPENCTFGYHAGGWGKPPVDEMGKPLYGDVFGTNAADFQAKAEEEEVDHTPWGELEPSDEESSEEEEEEESDEEKPDETGFFTPADSGLITPGGFSSVPAGMETPELIELRKKKIEEAMDGNETPQLFTVLPERRTGAVGAAMMASTHIYDMSTAVPSRKAGGGQESQGVEVALAPEELELDPMAMTQKYEEHVREQQAQVEKEDFSDMVAEHAAKQKQKKRKAQPQDTRSGAKKYKEFKF from the exons ATGGCATCCGACGGCCCACCGGTTACCGAATCCCTCTCGTCCGATTTAGGGAGTGCAATTGCGGCTTTGACTTCATGGACCATACCAGAACTTCAGGCCAAGCTGGCGGAGTTGGGAGCGCCTGCAATGG GTCCCAGAGAGGAGCTAATGGACAGACTGAAGGGCTACATGATACAG ACTGGGATTATTCTTAGCAAACCTAGTGATGACAAACCCATGGGCTCCCAG ATGCCAGGTATTCCTCCACTTCCCCCAATGCCCATGCCACCCATGCCTCCTGGTATGGGCATGTTGCAGGCTATGAGCATGATTCCTGGAGGGCCCCCTCCACCTGGCATACACATGGGCATGGAACCCCCAGGCTTGCCTCCTCCTGGCATGTCACAGGATGATCAGCTTAAGATGGTTCAGCAGAGAGCAGCCATGGtgctgcagcaggaggagaGAGCCAAGCAGCAG GGTGATTCCAGAGTCATGGATGAGCAAGATCTTTTGGAGCAACAGAAAAGG GCGGCAGTGCTGCTGGAACAGGAGCGTCAGCAAGAGATGGCCAAGATACAGCAGGGTCCAGGGCCCAGAGCCATGCCCTCTGTTAACTCAATGAGAG GTATGGATCCTCGCGCACCACTGCCTCCTGGTGTCAGTATGTTGCCTCCCCAGAAACAAAGAGTGCCACCTCCTCCAGGAGAGGATAACCGAGAG TTCTGGCAGAGTGAGGAGGTAAGCATCAGTGGGCCCAAGATTCCTCAGGCTCTTGAGAAGATCCTCCAGCTGAAGGAGATCAGGCAGGAGCAGCTCACTGATCCCACTG aagaggaagaaggaaatgAGGGAGCAGAGATGGATTTAACCAATTCCTCTGCTCCAGTGTTGTCTGAGACAGAAGATGATGATAACCAGCTATCCAAGAAAGAT AAAAATCACAGGCGTAGAAATCGCAAGAAGAAGAGCAAGAAGAAGCGAGCTCAGGAGAAGAAGGAGcaggtggagcagcagcagaaagaggATGGCGacaaggagaaggagaaggcgaaggacaaagacaaagaaccAGAGGTGGAGATTGAGTATGTCGCAGAGGAGCCAGAGATTTACGACCCCAACTACATCTTCTTTAAAAGAATTTTTGAGGCATTCAAG ctgacagatgatgtgaagaaagagaaggaaaaggagcCAGAGAAGGCAGACAAGCAGGAAACAACTGTGCTGCGGAAAAAAGGATttgaggaagagaagagagacagtGATGACAGTGATGAG GAAATCAGACATGATGCACCTAAACTGTCCAAGAAGAAGCTGAGGAGGATGAACAGGCTGACTGTGGCTGAACTTAAACAG CTGGTGGCTCGGCCTGATGTTGTGGAAATGCATGACGTAACAGCTCATGAACCTAAACTGCTTGTCCATCTAAAGGCAACCAGGAACACAGTGCCAGTTCCCCGCCACTGGTGCTTTAAAAGAAAGTATCTGCAGGGCAAGAGGGGTATAGAGAAGCCTCCATTTGAGCTCCCTGAGTTCATCAAGAGAACAGGAATCCAGGAGATGAGAGAGGCCCTGCAGGAGAAG GAGGATGCCAAAACCATGAAAACCAAAATGAGGGAGAAGGTACGACCCAAGATGGGAAAGATTGACATCGACTACCAGAAGCTCCACGACGCTTTCTTCAAATGGCAGATTAAACCCAAGCTCACAATCCATGGGGACCTTTACTATGAG GGTAAAGAGTTTGAGACTCGTCTGAAAGAGAAGAAGCCTGGTGATCTCTCTGATGAGCTGCGTATTGCTCTGGGCATGCCAGTTGGACCA AATGCCCACAAGGTTCCTCCTCCCTGGTTGATCGCCATGCAGAGATACGGCCCTCCTCCTTCCTACCCTAACCTCAAGATCCCCGGACTCAACTCCCCCATCCCAGAG AACTGTACATTTGGTTATCATGCTGGAGGCTGGGGGAAGCCGCCTGTAGATGAAATGGGAAAACCTCTTTACGGAGATGTTTTTGGGACCAATGCTGCAGACTTTCAA GCCAaagcggaggaggaggaggtggaccACACACCGTGGGGAGAGCTGGAGCCTTCAGACGAGGAGTCatcagaagaagaggaggaggaggagagcgaTGAGGAGAAACCAGACGAAACTGGCTTCTTCACACCAGCAGACAG TGGATTGATCACCCCTGGAGGCTTCTCATCAGTACCTGCAGGCATGGAGACCCCTGAGCTGATTGAgctgagaaagaagaagattgAAGAGGCCATGGATGG AAATGAGACACCACAGCTCTTCACAGTGCTTCCTGAGAGACGAACTGGCGCCGTAGGAGCAGCCATGATGGCTTCCACACACATCTACGACATGTCAACG GCTGTTCCAAGTCGCAAAGCCGGTGGAGGGCAGGAGTCGCAGGGCGTAGAGGTGGCCCTGGCCCCAGAAGAGCTGGAGCTTGACCCCATGGCCATGACTCAGAAATATGAGGAGCATGTCAGAGAGCAGCAGGCCCAGGTGGAGAAGGAGGACTTCAGCGACATGGTGGCTGAGCATGCTGCCAAACAGAAG caaaaaaagaggaaggcCCAGCCACAGGACACACGAAGCGGTGCCAAGAAATACAAAGAGTTCAAGTTCTAG